Genomic segment of Salvia hispanica cultivar TCC Black 2014 chromosome 2, UniMelb_Shisp_WGS_1.0, whole genome shotgun sequence:
TTCGAAGCTAGCAACGTTGCCTCCCCCAAACAATGTTTTAGAAGCTCTATTAATAGGTAACAATCCCCCCTTTTTGCCCTACATCCTGTGTCATGTCTAGAATTCTATGCTTATTTTTTTCGTTTATTTGGTTATGCAGTCCCTCGTGGGGTTCTTTATGGCTGtggtgatttaatattttcatctCACATGATATTCTCCCTGGTCTTTGTTCGGACATACCATAAGTATGGTACTCGAAGGTAATATCTTGCTTCTTTTCAAATATGTAGAAGTTAGTTTTCTATTCTGAAGGTTAAAGAAGAAGCTCACTATCATCTATTCTGGCAGTTTTGTTAAGCAGTTAGCATGGTTAACCGTCGTAATTCAAAGTTTGTTGATTGTGGCATCTCGTAAGCACTACACAGTTGATGTCGTCGTGGCGTGGTACACTGTAAATTTGGTTGTGTTCTTTCTCGACAAGAAGTTGCCAGGTCAGCATTAGTCTCACTTgatctttctattttcttccTTCAATTGTTCATATGTTTTGAGGCCGACTCGGATGTTATACCTACAGAACTACCCGACCGTTCGAGTGCATCTGCAGCATTGTTTCTCCCACTGACCAAGGATAACAAGACCAAGGAAGAGAATCAGAAACTCTTGAATGGGAATTCTGGGGATGCTGCCGACTGGGTATGACTTAGCTTCTCATCTCCCTCCCTCGATATTTAGTGGTTTCCTTCCCCTAGTCAGCTAAAAAAGTAGTCTTATTTGCAGAGACCAAGAACCCAGATCAATGGCAAGATCATGGAAGAAGGCAACGTCGTGCATGTTGAAGCAGTCATCAGCGGCGTCTAGTTGGTGAACAACTGCACAAGCGCCCGGTAATACGCCACTTGTAATCTTAGATTGTCGAATCGGTGTAGCGTTTAGCAACAAGTCCTCAACAATGGGATGATGTatcatgaattaatttttttgttttttttgttctaattGCATCAATTAATCATTCTTGATCAGcagttctctcttttactcTCCAAAAGATATATGTTTGCTTACTCTTTAGGGTACATTGTACAACGCATTATAGAGTGTTGTTGCAGTGGAATTCTTTATCTCTGCCGTAGCTGAATCATACTTTATTCAGACATCATATATGTGATGGTAGCGTGCTTGTCATGAAACCGTCACCTCTGCTTTGCACATGCTTGACAGAGAACAAGAAGCTGCTCTTATACCCCCACTTGCTTCATAAGACCATctaacatttttctctctcttaattacATTCATTTGTCCCTTCAAATATGaaccattttcatttcaatacctctcttaaaattattcaccttttattttagacttttttttctaataaggTGATATTATGcatcactaataatatttcaattatttttgtttcttttattttactaaataagTATGCGTTAAAACAGAGCCTATTCAGACCATCACCTCAATCTAACATATATTGTACtcccataaaaaatgtcacacttgtgaGACAACATATGATTTTAAGAGGTTTTGTTTGTATGttaagtagagagataaaatataatattatattaataacagaatatatttcacaaatgaaaatgacatcTTTAATGAGAcagactaaaaaagaaagtagacatcttttatgagacggagggagtacaatattaattttatatattaacaaaataaaaaagacaaattatattatgctccctccgtcctggtCTAAGCGAGACGTTTTTATTTTGGCACAACAATTTAGATAGTGGtgtttaatgaattaaattattaatagtaaagtaagagacgaaataaaataagaaagagaaaaagagaataaagtaaaagacattataaagtaagaaagagaaaaatagaatacagtaagagagataagatGATAAAATAGATTAGAAACGAGAAGACTCCTacatttttcactctcttactctactctctctactctaactataatttttcaaaatcgagtacaaaaaagaagtgactcaactAACGTGAGATAGATGAATACTATCTTCGTCCAAAATAATTGATGGAGGATACATACGAAATTATTAAAGTAGACAAAACTACGTAAATGGTACTTAAACTTTGCATTTTTCATGCCAATAGTCCCTgaacttataaaaatataataggtGTAATCACATTCGAGATGAATAGCAAAAAAGTACAACGAAAAAGTGGTTACAcaatagtccagggactaccatgatatttttaaaatcaatggACTACTGGCGTGCAAAACGCAAAGTTCAGGAACTATTTGCGTAGTTCACtcaataaagtaagaaagtaagagagagatatagaaAAGGAGTAAttgatactcccttcgtcccccCATAAGCAATACACTTCGTTTGGGtacgaaatttaagaaattgatatatgaagagagagaaaagtaaaaaaagtgaagaaaaaataaaataggtgggagaataaagtaagagagatgaaattctattactttatgctaaaaatgaaaatgactcacttatggtgggacatcccaaaaaagtGACTCACTTATGGTGGATGTAACGGAGGGAGAATATTGTTGGTGAAAAATGAGAGCATCCTATTATAGGAAAaaacttactataaatagatgaagactaattttagtggacaactcaaaacaagaaaaataagactatatttttgtgaagtactccctccgtccgccattaggagttccggttTATCCTGTTAGTTCTTCCGCCATtaagagtctcggttcatttttactataaatagtaggTAGACATCATAttacactaactcattccacttacattttattataaaaaatactcacttcgtaaatgacacatttctataATTAGAAACATCACTCACTCTACttttattgtctctcttactttatgcTCTTCACTCAACTCAGTAAAcaaaactacataaaatcctgtgtcgaatatttattatgtgtTTCGACCCCACGATATTTAATTCCTGGATTCGCCATTGATATAATATTCATTCGTCCcatttaagatgacacgttttcctttttagtttgtccctaATTAGAgatacatttctttttcttggaagctttctctctccaattaatatatacCCTGCCACTTTTTCTAACTCATATtgaaatattcatctttctttctctctctattttaatacttacacttatcttttccctctctaattaaacacattaaccaataatttctaaaattccCTGCCAACCaagaaatatgtcatcttagctgggatgaaggaaatattatttatttaattattaaaaataatattaaattatatttaatatttaaaatataaaaattccGCCTAGTCCATTTTCGGGGTCTTGATCCGCCACCAAGACTGGCAAGCCGCGACGTGCATGACGGGTGGTTTGGGGGAAGGCCGAAGGGGGTGTTCcgtagaaaagaaaaagaagctTGGGGAAGAGAAGTAATTccatttcaattaattaccattaatcatgcatttttagaaataatttttgtaattatccATAAATGACTCGTGTCCAtagttatttcttttaatgtgtgttaataattttcataattaattctttaattttttagtttctgAAATTGGttatcttaattaataatttattaattaatttcttaattaataaaaacttatggaattctttaattaatatattctatagataaatatattttaaatttttagcttaattattcataattttttatgtttttaatgaagtaatttcatatatattgtttcgtattttatgtttaaaataaaataatgaataatgcaaattaaattaagagacATGAAGAGGATGATGGGAGAGGAGGCGTTCGTTGTGGCCTTGTGAGAGTTGTGACCTGGTgcaaggaaaaaaagaagaagattattACTCCCCGTCTATTCTTActgaatcatttttctttttgggagtCCTATTCTAAATgatacattttaaaaaatagaaacgttattctctctccacttttttcctctctccgACTTTCTTCActtaactcataaaataatactccctccgtccgcgattaggagtcccggtcacttttgcacacctattttataaaaataataaaaaatagttaaagtggagaaatggtaaaataaaaaagagaataatgttgagaagactcttgtcaacattattatctctcttacttgaCCATTtgtccactttaactattttttattatttttataaaacgggtgcgcaaaagtgaccggaactcctaatcgcggacggagggagtattaaataaaacctCTTGCCAAAATAGAATTGTTCCACTTAAACTAGGGCAAaaaggagtactataatttttaggtactattattttattctattgaTCACtctaataatactccctccgtcccaagataagtgacttgtattcctttttgggtttcccactataagtgacctatttccatttttagcaaaaagtcatctctcttactttattctccacctactttattcactcttctctcctctacttttccctctctcatactttactctttccactttaacttatttaaatataattccttaaatctcgtgcccaaaagaagtaagtcacttatcttgggacggagggagtactttactatttgtgacaatctatttttataagttaGAATATTGGATTGGATAGAAAAGTAGTAACACATGAGATCAATTTTTACCCGAATAGCCCTTGGGTTAGCTCGAAAAACGGAGATTTAGGACTATGGccgaaaatttataacccaaAAAATTTACAACTCAAATAACCCAcacccaaatagcccgacAATCTGAATGGATTGATCCGAACCCGAGCGGATTAGCCCAATTAACATCCCTACTAAAAATGACACAATTGAATTAACTTCCTCCATTTTCTCCTATAAAAGTCGCATTTATGTATTGTCCATTTTGGACCAC
This window contains:
- the LOC125208424 gene encoding phosphatidylinositol:ceramide inositolphosphotransferase 2-like; translated protein: MALVFLTESEKMSFYIGREASKLWKRFGAEIATELNLLAENWKYILGGIVCQYIHGVAARGVHYFHRPGPTLQDVGFFLLPELGQERAYISETVFSFIFLSFVLWTFHPFILKTKKIYTVLIWCRVLAFLVACQFLRIITFYSTQLPGPNYHCREGSKLATLPPPNNVLEALLIVPRGVLYGCGDLIFSSHMIFSLVFVRTYHKYGTRSFVKQLAWLTVVIQSLLIVASRKHYTVDVVVAWYTVNLVVFFLDKKLPELPDRSSASAALFLPLTKDNKTKEENQKLLNGNSGDAADWRPRTQINGKIMEEGNVVHVEAVISGV